ACCGCTTGGGAATCCTGAATGTCGATCGGTCCTAGGCCGCTGCGAGCGGCCCGACCCGCAGCGCGCCGCGCAAGCCGGTCGGCGAGCCGATCGATCTATCGCTCGCGATCGCCGCGGCGCTGATCGTCGGCGGGATCGCACTGAGCTCGCTCGCGGACGCGCCCTCGCGGGCCTAGTCCTAGCGTGTCGCCACAGAGCAAAATATGCGGCTACTTCTCGAACCAGTATTCGAACTCGGTCCGGTTCTGGTTGAACGCCTTGTAGTCGGCAACCGTTTCAGCCCGCACGACGCCGCGAATGCCGCGGAATTTACCGGTACCGCCCGTGATATCCAACTCCGTGAGGTTTTTCAGGCGCTCGCTACTTGGCAGCTTGTGGTTAAGGAAGAATCCGCGTGCAAAAATCTTGTCGCCGTTCTCCATCCTATATTCGACATAGCTGCGGCCGAGCCCATTGAAGTCGGTCAGATCGCTGGTGCCACGGATAACGGCCTCCTTGAGGACGACGTTCTCAATTGTCTGGTCTTTGCCGCCGTAGCTGCGCACCAACTCGAACAGCCGCAGCTTGTGCTCAGGCACGTCGCCTACTTCGAGGATGTGCTGCTGGGTGTACTTGTTGCCGCTCGCTGGTGCTTCGAACGCAACGATATGCTTCTCCTGCGCAAGTGCGACCGTCGAAGCGAGAAGCGCGCCACATAGCGCCGCAGGCGTGATGCATTGCACGGTAATCCCCCTGCGAGGTCAGGAACCTTATTCACCCTAGTGAGACCGCAGAGACAATGCAAGAAGACCAGCCGGCCCCGCCGAAGAGACAAGCCCGCTCCTGACCCATCGCGGCATACTGCGCTGCCGCAACGCGTTTGCGCGGAGATCATGCTCAAACAAGAACTTCAAGCCGTCGCGAGCGGCCTGACCCGCAGCGCGCCGCGCAGACCGGCGCCGGTGCCGAGCATGATGCCGGCGATCGCGATGAAGGACGACAGCGACAGCGTCGACAGTCCGGTCAGCCCCTGCCCGACCGAGCAGCCGAACGCCATCACGCCGCCCGCGCCCATCAGCGCGGCGCCGCTTGCCGAGCGCAGCATGTGCTGCGGCGAGCGGTAGCCTTCGAGCTGGAAGCGCCCGGTGGCGAGCGCCGTGACCAGGCTGCCGGCGAACACGCCGAACACGGTGGCGATGCCGAAATTGAGCGTCGAGCCGGTCGACAGCATCACATATTGCAGCGCGTCGGCGATCGGCGCGATGAAGGTGAGCGACGTCACCGGCACCGGATTGAAATCATCGGCGCCGAGATAACCGGTCGCGTACCAGCCGCCAGCCACCAGCAGGCCGACGATCAAGCCGGCCGCGATCTGGCCCGGCGACTTGCGGAATGGGGCATGGGCAAAGGCGAAGATGATCAGGACGGCCGCGAGCACCGAGGCCGCCAACATCCGCGCCGGCACCGCGCCGAGGCCGGCGCCCGCCAGCAGCGCCGGCACCGAGTTGGCTGACACCGTGGCCTGCGACGCCTGCACCATCGCGATCCGCAGCGGCGCGATCAGGCCCTTCAGCGTCATCTCGGCAAAGATGCCGAGCACGATCACGACCACGAAGGAGCGCAGGTTGCCGCGCCCGAGCAGCACCAGCGCCCGCGAGCCGCAGCCGTTCGACAGCACCATGCCGTAGCCGAACAGGAGCCCGCCGAGGAACATCACCGGCGCCGAGAACGACGGTTGCAGATAGATCGACTTGCCGAGATCGACGAGGCCCGCCGCCGCCAGCAGCTGCGAGGCCGCGATCGCAACCCCCATCGCCAGCGCGTAGGTGCGCGCCAGCCGGCCGTCGCCGTCCGCCCACCAGCCGCGCAGGCCGCTCATCATGCAGAAGCCGCTGACGAGACCGACCGAGCCATAGATCAGGCCGATGATCAGGGCAGCGAGGATGACGATCGTTGCGGGGTCCATAACAATCCTTCAATTGCCTAAGTCATTGCGAGCGAAACAATCCATACTATCACACGGGAGAGAATGGATTGCTTCGTCGTTTCACTCCTCGCAATGACGGTGGATTACGGTCGCAATATCACGCGGTCGCGCGACGAGCCTGCCACGGCAACAAACGCCGCCTTGGCCTGTTCCAGCGGATAGATCGCGCTCGGCTTGATCGGAAACGGCTTCAGATGCCCGCCGGCAAAACCCGGCGCGAGCTCGCGCAGCACCTCGCCGGTGGCAACCGACGACAGCGCAAGCGTGTCGATGCCGACATAGGTGTGCTGGCCGCGATAGAATTCGAGGATGTTGAACTGCACGATGCGGTCGACCGCGGCGATCAGTATCTGCCGGCCGCGCAGCGCCAGCGACTTGTGTGCGGCCTGGAAATAGGGATCGCCGACCGTGTTGTAGACGATGTCGGCGCCCTTGCCGCCAGTCAGCTCGCGCACCCGCGCGGCGACGTCGGTTGTGGAGGCGTCGATCACCTCGACCGGCGAATTGCTGTGACCCTCATAGGGCTCGCTTTTACGCACCACGCCGATCACGCGTGCGCCGTGCCAGCTTGCAATCTGCACCGCGGCCTGGCCGACCTTGCCGTTGACGCCCATGACAAGCACGGTCTCACCCGCCTTCGGCAGACCGGCGCGGCGCAGGCCTTCCATCGCGGTGACGAAGGGCACGCCGATCCCGGCAGCTTCGTCCCAGGAGATGCCGGCGGGTTTTTCCACCACCGCATCTTGCTCGACCACCAGGTGCGTGGCGTGGGTGCCGTCGCGGCGGATGCCGAGATCACCGGACGAGCCGAACACCTCGCGCCCGATCATGCCTGACGGACCGTCGATCACGACACCGGCGTAGTCGCGCCCCGAGGTCCGCGGGAATACGGCATAGGGCATCAGCCCGGTGGCGGCCTTGACGTCGGACGGATTGACCGCGGCGGCCTTCACCTCGATCAGGACGTCGTTGTCGCCGCACGACAGTGCATGGGTCTCCACAACAGGCGCGACCGCCGCCGTGTTCTCCGCCTTCGTCAGCAGGCGAACGCAACGGGCATCGACAGGATGACGATTTGCTGGCGGGGCCGGCGGCATGAGCAGTCCAGTCTTGGTCGTGAAGCGCGCTCCGCAAGGCGCGCATCGTGGCGGCCAAACGGCTCACGCCATGACTAATCGACTGACCGATCAATTCAAGGGGCTTGTTACTCAGAGCTTCGGCGGCGGGGCCGTGCCGAGGATCGCTTCGATCGACAGGCCGAGGCCGAGCAGCCTGGCATCGCTGCCGACCGGACCGTCGAGCTCGAGCCCGACCGGCAGGCCGTCTGGCGTCATGCCGGCATACAGCGACAGCCCGGGCAGGCCCGCATTGCTGCCGGGATCGGTGTTGCGGATCATGGTGCCGAAGGTCGGCACCGGCTCGCCGCCATTGACCGACATCTCGCCGGACCCGGTCTTCTCGTCGATCACGAGTGCAGGCGCGATCGTGGTCGGAAACAGGATGGCATCCAGCCTGTTGCCGGCGATATACGCGGCATAGATCGCCTGCAGCGCCGGCCGCTGCACCTTGATCGCATCGTCATAGGCCGGCCCAAAGGCATCCGCCGTGATGGCACCGAATGCGCCGACCACGTCGGGACTGGCGACGGCGGCCGCGATGTCGGACAGCGTAATCCCCTCGATCCCGGAAGCGGCGAGCCAGGCCGGGATATCGGCGATCGGTTCATGCAGCGCGACCACGAACGACACCTTGCCATTCTGCTCGAACACATCGGGCATATCGACATCGACCAGCACCGCGCCGGCCGCCGTGAGCCTGGCGCAGGCCGCGCGGGCGACGGCCTCGACAGCGCGATCGAGGCCGCTCCAGAAACAGGCGGGAATGCCGAGGCGCACGCCGTGCAGCGGAATGGCTGCGGCCGGCGTCGTGCCCGTGATCACCGCATCGAGCAACGCGACGTCGGCAACCGTACGTCCCATCGGGCCGACGGTGTCGCGGGTATGGCTGATCGGAACCACCTGGTTGTCGTCGTGGTAGCGCCGCTCGGCGCCGCCATTGCCGACCGAAGGCCTGAGGCCAACGGTCCCAGTCAGCGCCGCGGGCACGCGGGTCGAGCCACCGGTGTCCGAGCCGAGGCCACAGGTCGCGATCCGCGCGGCGATCGCCGCCGACGTTCCGCCGGACGATCCGCCCGGAATCCGAGTCACGTCGTATGGATTTCTAACCGGGCCCGCGAACGGAGCGAGATTGGTGCTGGTGATGCCGAAGGCGAGCTCGTGCAGATTGGTCTTGCCGATGACCACGGCCCCCGCGTCGAGCAGCTTTTGCAGCGACGGCGCATTGCGCGCAGGCCGTGCGTATTGCAGCGCCGGCGTGCCGCCCGATGTCGGCAAGTCCGACGTGTTGATGTTGTCCTTGACGACGATAGGGAGCCCGGCCAGCGCGCCGGTCCGCTTTCCGGCATCGACCTCGCGCGCCGCGGCGAGCGCGCCGTCGCGGTTCAGCACGATGAAGGCGTTGAGGTGCTTGAGCCGCTCCGCGCGATCGAGCGCGGCCTCGACGACGCTGACCGCCGTTACCTTCCGCTCGCGGATATCGGCCACGATCTCCGCAGCGGTTGCTTCGTTGGTGTCGGCCATGGAAACCCCGCGCCCTCCCGCATTGCTGGCGAAAGGCTATTCTTTCGGCCGCTTGTCGTAAACACGTTTCGCCTTGCCGAGCGAACGCTCCAGTGTCTCGGGCGCGACGACGCGGACGCGGGTGGAGATGCCGATCGTGTTCTTGATGAAGGCGGAGACCTTCTCGGCGTGCGCGACGAGCCCTGCACCGTCCCAGCTCTCGGGCCGGGCTTCGGCGAGCACCGTCATCTCGTCCATGCGGCCCTCGCGGGTGAGTTCTATAACAAAGTGACCGCCGCACCAGTCGGTCGCCAGCAGCGCTTCCTCGATCTGGGTCGGGAACACGTTGACGCCGCGCAGGATGATCATGTCGTCGGAGCGGCCGGTCACCTTCTCCATCCGCCGCATGCCGGGCCGCGCCGTGCCGGGCAACAGCCGCGTCAGGTCACGGGTGCGGTAGCGGATGATCGGGAACGCTTCCTTGGTCAGCGAGGTGAACACCAGTTCGCCCTTCTCGCCGTCGGGCAGCACCTTGCCGGTCAGGGGATCGATCACCTCGGGATAGAAGTGATCCTCCCAGATGTGCAGGCCGTCCTTGGTCTCCACGCATTCCTGCGCGACGCCGGGGCCGATCACCTCCGAGAGGCCGTAGATGTCGGTCGCGTCCATGTCGAAGGCCTGCTCGATCTCGACGCGCATCGCATTGGTCCAGGGCTCGGCGCCGAAGATGCCGAATTTCAGCGACGATTTGCGCGGGTCGAGGCCCTGCCGCTTGAACTCGTCGAGGATCGCGAGCATGTAGCTCGGCGTCACCGTGATGATATCGGGCCTGAAGTCGTTGATGATCTGCACCTGCCGCTCGGTCATGCCGCCGGAGATCGGCACCACGGTGCAGCCGAGCCGCTCGGCGCCGTAATGCGCGCCGAGGCCGCCGGTGAACAGGCCATAGCCATAGGCATTGTGCATCAGCATGCCGGTGCGGCCGCCGGCGGCGCGGATCGAGCGCGCCATCACGTCCGCCCACGTGTCAATATCGGCCCTGGTGTAGCCGACGACGATCGGCTTGCCGGTCGTGCCCGAGGAGGCGTGGACCCGCACCAGCTGTTCGCGCGGCACCGCGAACATGTTGAAGGGATAGTTGTCGCGCAGATCGGTCTTCACCGTGAAGGGAAATTTTCCGAGGTCGGGAAGCTGCTTGAAGTCTGTGGGGTGCACGCCCGCCGCGTCAAAACTCTTCTTGTAATGCGCGACATTGTCGTAGGCATGCTTGAGCGACCAGGCCAGCCGCTTGGTCTGCAACGCCATGATCTCGTCGCGCGAGGCGCGTTCAGCCGCATCGAGCTCGGCGTGATAACCGCTGTCCCCAACCCTGAGCTTTGCCGTTGCCATCGACGTTTCCCCTGAAGCCTTATGCCTTGATGTCTGAATCCGGCAGCCATGTGCCGGCTATCACCCGCGAATGTCCGCGGAATTCGGCAATCACGCTGTCGCCGGCGGTGACGCGCACGTCGTAGATTCCCGAGCGGCCACTGCGCGAGATCTCGCGCGCGGTCGCCACCAGGCGATCGCCGAGCTTGCCGGGCCGGATGAAGGTGACATTGCCCTGCGCCGCCACCGCGCGATCGTTATGGCTGTTGCAGGCAAAGGCGAACGCGGAATCCGCGAGCGTGAAGATGTAACCGCCATGGCAGATACGCTGGCCGTTGACCATGTGCGGCTGCACCGTCATCGCCATCACCGCCTGCCCCGGCTTGATCTCGACGAGCTCCATGCCGAGGCCCTTGCTGGCGTCGTCTTCCTTCCACATCGCATCCGCACAGGCGCGGGCGATATCCTCGGGCGATAGCGTGGCCTTCACGTTCACATCGAACTCCCTGTGCGCGGGCCCATCTGCTGCGGGCCTCTCGGTGTCAAATCTTCAGTGCAGTGCCTGCGACGTCAACACTACTTCCGTCATTCCGGGATGGTCCGAAGGACCAGACCCGGAATCTCGAGATTCCGGGTTCGATGCTGCGCATCGCCCCGGAATGACGATCAAAAGTCACACGTGGTCGTAATCGACCACGACCTTTTCCGAGCACGGCTTGGCCTGGCAGGTGAGGATGAACCCCGCCTTCAGCTCCCACGGCTCCAGCGAATAATTCAGATCCATCGGCGCCTCGCCTTCGACCAGCTTGGCGCGGCAGGTCGAGCACATGCCGCCCTTGCAGGCGAACGGCAGGTCCATGCCGGCGCGCAGCGCGGCGTCGAGGATCGACTCGCCGTCGGCCACCGGGACCTCGCGGCGCTTGCCGTCGATGATCAGTCCGGCGATCGCCTTCGGCGGCGCGCCGGCGGGAACGACGACCTTCGCCCGCGGCTTGCCGCCGAATTCCGACACGAAGCGTTCGACATGGATGCGCTCGTCGGCGATGCCGATCTCGCGGCAGGTCGCCTCGATGGTCTCGCTCATCGCCGCCGGGCCGCAGACGAAGACGTGATCGACCGTTTCGGCCGGCACCAGCGAGCGCAGCAGCACACGTACTTTCTCGCCGTCGAGCCGGCCGTGCAGGATCGGAATGTCCTGCTCCTCGCCGGAGATGACATGGAACACCGACAGCCGCTGCATGAAGCGGTCCTTCAGCTCCTCCAGCGCCTCGCGGAACATGACGCCTTCGGTCGAACG
This Bradyrhizobium sp. CCBAU 53421 DNA region includes the following protein-coding sequences:
- a CDS encoding YeeE/YedE family protein, encoding MDPATIVILAALIIGLIYGSVGLVSGFCMMSGLRGWWADGDGRLARTYALAMGVAIAASQLLAAAGLVDLGKSIYLQPSFSAPVMFLGGLLFGYGMVLSNGCGSRALVLLGRGNLRSFVVVIVLGIFAEMTLKGLIAPLRIAMVQASQATVSANSVPALLAGAGLGAVPARMLAASVLAAVLIIFAFAHAPFRKSPGQIAAGLIVGLLVAGGWYATGYLGADDFNPVPVTSLTFIAPIADALQYVMLSTGSTLNFGIATVFGVFAGSLVTALATGRFQLEGYRSPQHMLRSASGAALMGAGGVMAFGCSVGQGLTGLSTLSLSSFIAIAGIMLGTGAGLRGALRVRPLATA
- a CDS encoding zinc-binding alcohol dehydrogenase family protein, giving the protein MPPAPPANRHPVDARCVRLLTKAENTAAVAPVVETHALSCGDNDVLIEVKAAAVNPSDVKAATGLMPYAVFPRTSGRDYAGVVIDGPSGMIGREVFGSSGDLGIRRDGTHATHLVVEQDAVVEKPAGISWDEAAGIGVPFVTAMEGLRRAGLPKAGETVLVMGVNGKVGQAAVQIASWHGARVIGVVRKSEPYEGHSNSPVEVIDASTTDVAARVRELTGGKGADIVYNTVGDPYFQAAHKSLALRGRQILIAAVDRIVQFNILEFYRGQHTYVGIDTLALSSVATGEVLRELAPGFAGGHLKPFPIKPSAIYPLEQAKAAFVAVAGSSRDRVILRP
- the iaaH gene encoding indoleacetamide hydrolase, with product MADTNEATAAEIVADIRERKVTAVSVVEAALDRAERLKHLNAFIVLNRDGALAAAREVDAGKRTGALAGLPIVVKDNINTSDLPTSGGTPALQYARPARNAPSLQKLLDAGAVVIGKTNLHELAFGITSTNLAPFAGPVRNPYDVTRIPGGSSGGTSAAIAARIATCGLGSDTGGSTRVPAALTGTVGLRPSVGNGGAERRYHDDNQVVPISHTRDTVGPMGRTVADVALLDAVITGTTPAAAIPLHGVRLGIPACFWSGLDRAVEAVARAACARLTAAGAVLVDVDMPDVFEQNGKVSFVVALHEPIADIPAWLAASGIEGITLSDIAAAVASPDVVGAFGAITADAFGPAYDDAIKVQRPALQAIYAAYIAGNRLDAILFPTTIAPALVIDEKTGSGEMSVNGGEPVPTFGTMIRNTDPGSNAGLPGLSLYAGMTPDGLPVGLELDGPVGSDARLLGLGLSIEAILGTAPPPKL
- the paaK gene encoding phenylacetate--CoA ligase PaaK: MATAKLRVGDSGYHAELDAAERASRDEIMALQTKRLAWSLKHAYDNVAHYKKSFDAAGVHPTDFKQLPDLGKFPFTVKTDLRDNYPFNMFAVPREQLVRVHASSGTTGKPIVVGYTRADIDTWADVMARSIRAAGGRTGMLMHNAYGYGLFTGGLGAHYGAERLGCTVVPISGGMTERQVQIINDFRPDIITVTPSYMLAILDEFKRQGLDPRKSSLKFGIFGAEPWTNAMRVEIEQAFDMDATDIYGLSEVIGPGVAQECVETKDGLHIWEDHFYPEVIDPLTGKVLPDGEKGELVFTSLTKEAFPIIRYRTRDLTRLLPGTARPGMRRMEKVTGRSDDMIILRGVNVFPTQIEEALLATDWCGGHFVIELTREGRMDEMTVLAEARPESWDGAGLVAHAEKVSAFIKNTIGISTRVRVVAPETLERSLGKAKRVYDKRPKE
- the paaI gene encoding hydroxyphenylacetyl-CoA thioesterase PaaI, with amino-acid sequence MNVKATLSPEDIARACADAMWKEDDASKGLGMELVEIKPGQAVMAMTVQPHMVNGQRICHGGYIFTLADSAFAFACNSHNDRAVAAQGNVTFIRPGKLGDRLVATAREISRSGRSGIYDVRVTAGDSVIAEFRGHSRVIAGTWLPDSDIKA
- the paaE gene encoding 1,2-phenylacetyl-CoA epoxidase subunit PaaE, which produces MSTPRFHRLSVSDLRREASDAISMTFAIPDDLQGDYRFTPGQYLTLRTTMDGEEVRRSYSICSGPDDGELRIAVKKVDGGAFSNWAADELKAGDELDVMTPTGRFGVAHAPGEARTYAGFAAGSGITPILSIIKGVLAREPDSRFFLFYGNRSTEGVMFREALEELKDRFMQRLSVFHVISGEEQDIPILHGRLDGEKVRVLLRSLVPAETVDHVFVCGPAAMSETIEATCREIGIADERIHVERFVSEFGGKPRAKVVVPAGAPPKAIAGLIIDGKRREVPVADGESILDAALRAGMDLPFACKGGMCSTCRAKLVEGEAPMDLNYSLEPWELKAGFILTCQAKPCSEKVVVDYDHV